One Oryza glaberrima chromosome 10, OglaRS2, whole genome shotgun sequence DNA segment encodes these proteins:
- the LOC127786443 gene encoding pentatricopeptide repeat-containing protein At2g20710, mitochondrial-like has translation MLLHRRGLLLHLRGGLLRRRRGLSVSAEETVSPSPPPPPPPPPPRLQGEDSLFRRVAGADPRIPLAPVLEQWWLAEERPVSKPELQSLVKYLRRRRRFSQALELSMWMTERRHLHLSPGDVAYRLELISKVHGLDKAVEYFDAVPNQLRELQCYGSLLRCYAEAERVEMAEELFENMRGMGMANSYAYNAMMNLYSQIGQVERVHSMYKAMEEGGIVPDIFTIDNLVSAYADVEDVEAIEKVLEKALCNNLMSWHSFAIVGKVFMKAGMQERALQAFQESEKRITARKDGRVAYGFLLTMYADLQMDSEVDRIWDVYRSKVPASACNTMYMCRISVLLKMNDIVGAEKAYEEWESKHVYHDSRLINILLTAYCKEGLMEKAEALVDQFIKKGRTPFSNTWYKLAGGYFKVGQASKASDLTKKALASASNEWKPDLANVLMSINYFAEQKNVEAAEEMASLLQRLVPLTRDVYYGLLKTYVNAGEPASDLLDRMKKDGVEADEETDKILAGEVH, from the exons atGCTGCTGCACCGGCGGGgactcctcctccacctccgtggcggcctcctccgccgtcgccgcggcctcTCCGTGTCCGCCGAGGAGACCGTCTCCccctcgcctccacctcctcctcctccgccgccgccgcgccttcaGGGCGAGGACTCCCTCTTCCGGCGGGTCGCGGGCGCCGACCCGCGCATCCCGCTGGCCCCCGTCCTGGAGCAGTGGTGGCTCGCCGAGGAACGCCCCGTCTCGAAGCCCGAGCTCCAGTCCCTCGTCAAGTacctgcgccgtcgccgccgcttctcccaGGCGCTCGAG ctttCCATGTGGATGACCGAGCGGCGGCACCTCCACCTATCCCCCGGCGACGTCGCGTACCGGCTGGAGCTGATCAGCAAGGTCCATGGCCTCGACAAGGCCGTGGAGTACTTCGACGCTGTGCCGAATCAGCTGAGGGAACTGCAGTGCTACGGCTCCCTTCTGAGATGCTACGCGGAGGCCGAGCGCGTCGAGATGGCGGAGGAGCTCTTCGAGAATATGCGGGGCATGGGGATGGCCAATTCTTATGCTTACAATGCGATGATGAATCTTTATTCGCAAATCGGGCAGGTTGAGAGGGTGCACTCCATGTATAAGGCTATGGAAGAGGGTGGTATTGTGCCTGATATTTTCACTATTGACAATCTGGTGTCAGCATACGCGGATGTGGAAGATGTTGAGGCGATTGAAAAGGTTCTCGAGAAGGCATTGTGTAATAATCTTATGAGTTGGCACTCATTTGCCATTGTAGGCAAGGTTTTCATGAAAGCTGGGATGCAAGAAAGGGCCTTGCAGGCTTTTCAAGAATCAGAAAAGAGGATTACTGCGAGGAAGGATGGTAGGGTCGCTTATGGGTTTTTGCTAACCATGTATGCCGATTTACAGATGGACAGTGAGGTGGACCGTATCTGGGATGTCTATAGATCCAAAGTTCCGGCATCGGCATGCAACACAATGTACATGTGCAGGATAAGTGTCCTACTTAAGATGAATGACATTGTTGGGGCTGAGAAAGCATATGAAGAGTGGGAAAGTAAGCATGTTTACCATGATTCCCGATTAATCAACATACTGCTTACTGCTTACTGCAAAGAAGGTCTTATGGAGAAGGCAGAAGCTCTTGTTGATCAATTCATCAAGAAAGGGAGGACACCTTTTTCCAATACTTGGTATAAGTTGGCTGGTGGATATTTCAAGGTTGGTCAGGCATCAAAGGCGTCAGATCTCACAAAGAAGGCACTTGCTTCTGCAAGTAATGAATGGAAACCTGACCTGGCAAATGTGCTGATGAGCATAAACTATTTCGCGGAGCAAAAGAATGTAGAAGCAGCTGAGGAGATGGCAAGCTTATTACAGAGATTGGTTCCTCTGACAAGGGATGTTTACTATGGGTTACTGAAGACATATGTCAATGCAGGAGAACCAGCGTCAGACTTGCTTGATCGTATGAAAAAAGATGGCGTCGAGGCTGATGAAGAAACAGATAAGATCCTTGCTGGAGAAGTCCACTAG
- the LOC127786441 gene encoding pentatricopeptide repeat-containing protein At2g20710, mitochondrial-like, with amino-acid sequence MLLHRRGLLLLLRGGGGLLRRLSVAVEESVSPSPPPPPPRQPQEDSVDDEETASPSPGKPQEGSVAAEERASPSPPPPRRKKDSLFRRVAAAADPRLPLSPVLEQWCLAEERPIAKLEIQSIIKYLCRRRRFSQALQLSMWMTERLHLHLSPGDVAYRLELITKVHGLDRAVEYFDSMPDQLKQQQCYGSLLKCYAEAKCVEKAEELFEKMRGMGMASSYAYNVMMRLYLQDGQVERVHSMHRTMEESGIVADVFTTDTLVAAYVVAEDIEAIEKVLEKADSCNDLMTWHSYATIGKVLMQSGMEERALQAFQESEKKIAKKSNRVAYGFLLTMYADLGMNSEVDRIWDVYKSKVPASACNSMYMCRISVLLKMNDIVRAEKAYEEWESKHVYHDSRLINLLLTAYCKEGLMEKAEALVDQFVKKGRTPFGNTWYKLAGGYFKVGQASKAADLTKKALASASNEWTPDLTNVLMSLNYFAEQKNVEAAEEMASLLQRLITPTRDIYHGLLKTYVNAGKPVSDLLDRMKKDGMEADEETEKILAGEVH; translated from the exons ATGCTGCTGCACCGCCgtggtctcctcctcctcctccgcggcggcggcggcctcctccgccgcctatCAGTGGCGGTCGAGGAATCCgtctccccgtcgccgcctcctccgccgccgcggcaaccGCAGGAGGACTCCGTGGATGACGAGGAAacggcctcgccctcgccggggAAACCGCAGGAGGGCTCCGTGGCCGCCGAGGAGAGAGCctctccctcgcctcctccgccgcggcgcaaGAAGGACTCCCTCTTCCGCCGggtcgcggccgccgcggacCCGCGCCTCCCGCTTTCCCCCGTCCTGGAGCAGTGGTGCCTCGCCGAGGAACGCCCTATCGCGAAGCTCGAGATCCAGTCCATCATCAAGtatctctgccgccgccgccgcttctctcAGGCGCTCCAG CTTTCCATGTGGATGACCGAGCGGCTGCACCTCCATCTATCCCCCGGCGACGTCGCGTATCGGCTGGAGCTGATCACCAAGGTCCATGGCCTAGACAGGGCCGTGGAGTACTTCGACAGCATGCCGGATCAGCTGAAGCAGCAGCAGTGCTATGGCTCGCTGCTCAAATGCTACGCCGAGGCCAAGTGCGTGGAGAAGGCGGAGGAGCTCTTCGAGAAGATGCGGGGCATGGGGATGGCCAGCTCTTATGCTTACAATGTGATGATGAGGCTTTATTTGCAGGATGGGCAGGTTGAGAGGGTGCACTCCATGCATCGTACTATGGAAGAGAGTGGTATTGTTGCTGATGTGTTCACTACTGATACTCTAGTGGCAGCGTATGTGGTTGCTGAAGATATTGAGGCGATTGAAAAGGTTCTCGAGAAGGCCGATTCGTGCAATGATCTTATGACCTGGCACTCATACGCCACTATAGGCAAGGTTCTCATGCAATCTGGGATGGAAGAGAGGGCCTTGCAGGCTTTTCAAGAATCAGAGAAGAAGATTGCTAAGAAGAGTAATAGGGTCGCATATGGGTTTTTGCTCACCATGTATGCCGATCTAGGGATGAATAGTGAGGTGGACCGAATCTGGGATGTCTATAAATCCAAAGTGCCAGCATCGGCTTGCAACTCAATGTACATGTGCAGGATAAGTGTCCTACTTAAGATGAATGACATTGTTAGGGCTGAGAAAGCATATGAAGAGTGGGAAAGTAAGCATGTTTACCATGATTCCCGGTTAATCAACTTACTGCTCACTGCTTACTGCAAAGAAGGTCTTATGGAGAAGGCAGAAGCTCTTGTAGATCAATTCGTCAAGAAAGGGAGGACGCCTTTTGGCAATACTTGGTATAAGTTGGCTGGTGGATATTTCAAGGTTGGTCAGGCGTCAAAGGCAGCAGATCTCACAAAGAAAGCACTTGCTTCTGCTAGTAATGAATGGACACCTGACCTGACGAATGTGCTGATGAGCCTGAACTATTTCGCGGAGCAAAAGAATGTCGAAGCAGCTGAGGAGATGGCAAGCTTATTACAGAGATTGATTACTCCAACAAGGGACATTTACCATGGGTTACTGAAGACATATGTCAATGCAGGAAAACCAGTGTCAGACTTGCTTGATCGTATGAAAAAAGATGGCATGGAGGCTGATGAGGAAACAGAGAAAATCCTTGCCGGAGAAGTCCACTAG
- the LOC127786452 gene encoding calcium uniporter protein 2, mitochondrial-like, whose protein sequence is MAAALMRRAARAPPAACGLRRFMQEQTAFRPAAVPVVPPERRGFIPLADRIRDLGAAFPRINLDGLVPPAPPQTHPTVAREERASASAVAGLTVEEARKVLRATQMEAARARLRASGAGTVPYAEFLRLCCDAAGAESGASVARALDESGSVIVLGKTVFLRPEMVVKAIEKAIPIPRAQPIALDGPAREELKAMEAQKVEIDHTAALQVRRELWLGLAYLVVQTAGFMRLTFWELSWDVMEPICFYVTSMYFMAGYTFFLRTKKEPSFEGFFESRFAAKQKRLMHARDFDLRRYDELRRACGLPVVRTPTSPCRPSSSSSSSTQESHCHSYCHCQ, encoded by the exons atggcggcggcgctgatgaggagggcggcgcgggcgccgccggcggcgtgcgggctcCGCCGCTTCATGCAGGAGCAGACGGCGTTCCGGCCCGCGGCGGTGCCGGTGGTGCCGCCCGAGCGACGCGGGTTCATCCCCCTCGCCGACCGGATCCGCGACCTCGGCGCCGCGTTCCCGCGCATCAACCTCGACGGCCTCGtccccccggcgccgccgcagacgCATCCGACGGtggcgagggaggagcgggcgtcggcgtcggcggtggcggggctgacggtggaggaggcgaggaaggTGCTGCGGGCGACGCagatggaggcggcgcgggcgaggctgCGGGCGTCGGGCGCGGGCACCGTGCCGTACGCCGAGTTCCTCCGGCTCTgctgcgacgccgccggcgcggagTCCGGCGCCtccgtcgcgcgcgcgctcgacgAGTCCGGATCCGTCATCGTCCTCGGCAAGACCGTCTTCCTCAGGCCCGAGATG GTTGTCAAAGCCATCGAGAAGGCCATACCGATTCCGAGAGCGCAACCCATTGCCTTGGATGGCCCAGCAAGGGAAGAGCTGAAGGCCATGGAGGCGCAGAAGGTCGAGATCGACCACACCGCGGCGCTCCAGGTGCGCCGTGAGCTTTGGCTGGGGCTGGCATACCTCGTCGTCCAGACTGCCGGCTTCATGAGGCTCACATTCTGGGAGCTCTCATGGGATGTCATGGAACCCATCTGCTTCTATGTGACCTCCATGTACTTCATGGCCGGCTACACCTTCTTCCTCCGGACCAAGAAGGAGCCCTCCTTCGAGGGCTTCTTCGAGAGCCGGTTCGCGGCGAAGCAGAAGCGGTTGATGCACGCCCGGGATTTCGATCTCCGCCGGTAcgacgagctccggcgagcCTGTGGCCTGCCGGTGGTTCGGACTCCGACGAGCCCCTGCagaccgtcgtcgtcgtcgtcgtcttcgacgCAGGAGAGCCATTGCCATTCTTACTGCCATTGCCAATGA